A genomic stretch from Lathyrus oleraceus cultivar Zhongwan6 chromosome 2, CAAS_Psat_ZW6_1.0, whole genome shotgun sequence includes:
- the LOC127119286 gene encoding protein NSP-INTERACTING KINASE 3 translates to MEVCNLVFWILGLFLHVLMKISSATLSPSGINYEVVALMAIKNDLNDPHNVLESWDINSVDPCSWRMITCTPDGSVSALGLPSQNVSGTLSPKIGNLTNLQSVLLQNNVISGHIPSAIGSLEKLQTLDLSNNEFSGEMPSSLGGLKNLNYLRLNNNSLTGACPPSLSNIESLTLVDLSYNNLSGSLPRISARTLKIVGNPLVCPKENNCTTVLPEPLSFPPGALEAKPDNGKKGHHVALAFGASFGAAFVIVTIVGLLVWWRYRHNQQIFFDINEHYDPEVRLGHLKRYSFKELRTATDHFNSKNILGRGGFGIVYKACLNDGSVVAVKRLKDYNAAGGEIQFQTEVETISLAVHRNLLRLRGFCSTQNERLLVYPYMSNGSVASRLKDHTNGRPALDWTRRKRIALGTARGLVYLHEQCDPKIIHRDVKAANILLDEDFEAVVGDFGLAKLLDHRDTHVTTAVRGTIGHIAPEYLSTGQSSEKTDVFGYGILLLELITGHKALDFGRAANQKGVMLDWVKKLHLEGKLSQMVDKDLKGNFDIVELGEMVQVALLCTQFNPSHRPKMSEVLKMLEGDGLAERWEASQRIETPRFRFCENPPQRYSDFIEESSLIVEAMELSGPR, encoded by the exons ATGGAGGTTTGTAATTTGGTTTTCTGGATTCTTGGTTTGTTTCTTCATGTTCTGATGAAGATTTCTTCTGCTACTCTATCTCCTTCTGGCATAAACTATGAAG TTGTGGCTTTGATGGCTataaaaaatgatttgaatgatCCTCACAATGTTTTGGAGAGTTGGGATATAAATTCTGTTGATCCATGTAGTTGGAGGATGATTACTTGTACTCCAGATGGCTCAGTTTCTGCACT GGGATTGCCTAGTCAGAACGTGTCTGGTACACTATCTCCTAAAATTGGAAACCTTACTAACTTGCAATCTGT GTTACTTCAGAATAATGTTATTTCTGGTCATATTCCTTCGGCGATAGGAAGCTTGGAAAAGCTTCAGACACTCGATCTCTCCAACAATGAATTTAGTGGCGAGATGCCGAGTTCTTTGGGAGGTCTCAAGAACTTGAATTATTT GCGGTTAAATAATAACAGTCTTACAGGAGCCTGCCCTCCGTCTCTTAGCAACATCGAAAGCCTTACACTTGT GGACCTGTCCTACAACAATTTGAGTGGTTCGTTACCGAGAATATCGGCAAGAACATTGAA GATAGTAGGCAACCCGTTAGTTTGTCCAAAAGAAAACAATTGTACTACGGTTTTGCCCGAGCCACTTTCGTTCCCACCAGGGGCTTTGGAAG CCAAACCAGATAATGGTAAAAAAGGTCATCATGTAGCACTTGCTTTCGGTGCAAGTTTTGGTGCTGCGTTTGTTATTGTTACTATAGTCGGGCTTCTTGTTTGGTGGCGGTATAGACACAACCaacagatattctttgatattaACG AGCATTACGATCCAGAAGTGCGCCTCGGTCATTTAAAAAGATATTCGTTCAAAGAGCTTCGGACTGCAACTGACCATTTCAACTCAAAGAACATTCTAGGAAGAGGCGGCTTTGGAATAGTTTACAAAGCCTGCTTGAACGACGGATCCGTTGTGGCTGTTAAACGGCTAAAAGACTATAATGCAGCTGGCGGTGAGATCCAATTTCAAACGGAAGTTGAGACAATAAGTTTGGCTGTTCACCGGAATCTTCTGAGGCTTCGAGGGTTTTGCAGTACTCAAAACGAAAGACTCCTAGTTTATCCATATATGTCTAATGGAAGTGTAGCCTCTAGATTAAAAG ATCATACAAATGGTCGACCGGCTTTGGATTGGACGAGGCGAAAGAGAATAGCTTTAGGCACAGCAAGAGGGTTGGTTTATTTGCACGAACAATGTGACCCGAAAATTATCCATCGAGATGTTAAAGCAGCCAATATATTGCTAGATGAAGACTTTGAAGCAGTTGTTGGTGATTTCGGTTTAGCTAAGCTTTTGGATCATAGAGATACTCATGTAACCACTGCAGTGCGTGGCACCATTGGTCATATCGCTCCGGAGTACCTATCCACCGGCCAGTCATCAGAAAAGACCGACGTGTTTGGATATGGAATTTTGTTGCTTGAGCTGATCACAGGTCATAAAGCTCTAGATTTCGGTCGAGCAGCAAACCAGAAAGGTGTAATGCTTGATTGG GTTAAGAAGCTACACTTAGAAGGAAAATTAAGTCAAATGGTAGATAAAGATCTGAAAGGAAACTTTGACATAGTTGAATTGGGAGAGATGGTTCAAGTAGCACTTTTATGTACGCAGTTTAATCCGTCGCACCGTCCGAAGATGTCAGAAGTGTTAAAGATGTTGGAAGGGGATGGCTTAGCCGAGAGATGGGAGGCATCACAGAGGATCGAAACACCGCGGTTTCGGTTTTGCGAGAATCCGCCTCAAAGATATTCAGATTTTATAGAAGAATCATCACTGATAGTAGAAGCAATGGAGCTTTCTGGCCCTAGGTGA